One Brumimicrobium sp. DNA window includes the following coding sequences:
- a CDS encoding zinc-binding dehydrogenase — MKAVRFVGKNQPLENHEIPIPEIGANDVLIQIKAAGICHSDVNYKAGILPTAFTPITLGHEISGIIEKVGSQVTNVKIGDRVCVHYVVTCGNCVYCTSGQEQFCPSGQMIGCKRDGGFAEYIAVPARNAVPLPAEISFEEGAIMMCSSATSFHALIKGRIQVGDNVAVFGVGGLGQSAVQLAKIFGANQVFAVDINPAKLDFAQKYGAIPVNAAELDVVTELKRLTNGKGVDVALELAGLPLTQKQAIKSVGVMGRVVFVGLTTQNIEVNTYKEILGNEVELIGANDHHLKEIYTLLEYSRNGRFDTSKLVSNRIPLEAALINEAIDKLKEARGSEVRTVIVN, encoded by the coding sequence ATGAAAGCAGTCCGATTTGTTGGAAAAAATCAACCCTTAGAAAATCATGAAATTCCTATTCCAGAAATAGGTGCAAACGATGTTTTAATTCAAATTAAAGCAGCAGGAATTTGTCATTCTGATGTAAATTATAAGGCAGGAATTTTACCAACTGCTTTTACTCCTATTACCTTGGGACATGAAATTTCTGGGATTATTGAGAAAGTAGGTTCGCAAGTAACAAATGTTAAGATTGGAGATAGAGTGTGCGTTCATTACGTGGTAACATGTGGAAATTGTGTGTATTGCACTTCTGGACAAGAACAATTTTGTCCATCTGGACAAATGATTGGTTGTAAGAGGGATGGAGGTTTTGCAGAGTACATAGCTGTTCCAGCACGGAATGCAGTTCCACTTCCAGCAGAAATATCTTTTGAAGAGGGTGCCATCATGATGTGTTCATCAGCGACATCTTTCCATGCTTTGATAAAAGGGCGTATTCAAGTGGGAGATAATGTGGCTGTTTTTGGAGTGGGAGGTTTAGGACAATCAGCCGTACAATTAGCAAAAATTTTTGGAGCAAACCAGGTCTTTGCAGTAGATATTAATCCAGCTAAATTAGATTTTGCACAAAAATATGGGGCCATTCCTGTAAATGCAGCTGAATTGGATGTTGTAACCGAATTAAAACGTTTAACAAACGGAAAAGGAGTAGATGTAGCTTTAGAATTGGCAGGCCTTCCTTTAACACAAAAGCAAGCTATAAAGTCAGTTGGTGTGATGGGAAGAGTTGTTTTTGTTGGACTTACTACCCAAAATATTGAAGTGAATACCTATAAAGAAATTTTAGGGAATGAAGTTGAACTTATCGGTGCTAATGATCATCATTTAAAAGAAATTTACACTTTACTTGAATATTCAAGAAACGGGAGATTTGATACTTCAAAATTAGTGTCGAATCGTATTCCTTTGGAGGCAGCATTGATTAACGAAGCAATTGATAAACTGAAAGAAGCTAGAGGAAGTGAAGTGAGAACTGTTATTGTAAATTAA
- a CDS encoding M1 family metallopeptidase, with protein MKSKIVSLLIIGCSLNLSLFSQEIFIPRSVQKAYSNKTRSLDGKPGENYWQNKGKYDIQISINPPSRTITGVEKIIYTNNSPDTLKKLSIKLIQNHHKAESPRSRPVPDTYLTPGIKVDYYAENGAQRPWNESFWDGTDKWMELKTPLLPKQKVELTFKWNYEVSKQSGREGAIDSTTFFLGYFYPRVAVYDDYEGWDRMPHITAQEFYNDFNDYTLEVTVPKNYLVWATGDLLNPSEVLQETVVKNLEKSMTSDETMRIASFQDVLAGKITKQQETNTWKWSANHISDIACAISNHYNWDAASVVVDEKTGRRASTQAAYNEEAKDFQGMVGFIQHALGWFSTQYPGVPYPYSKMTVVRGQADMEFPMMANDNSQDDPMLTQFIAQHEIAHTWFPFYMGINETRFAFMDEGWTVFNEYFIGIDDVGKEKADTFFKEFRVQRWIDNDDFEKDLPIMIPTNNLTRNAAGDNIYGKAALSYLALRDYLGDERFKKALHGFMDRWNGKHPIPWDFFYSFNDLTGENLNWFWKKWYFDYGYIDLAIKNVQVEDEKVTIQIENKGGIPAPVDVILITKDGKEQRFHQTPEIWKSMANTASFQVTGVKDLKAIILDTGIWMDTNELNNTWELK; from the coding sequence ATGAAATCAAAAATAGTATCTCTCCTCATAATAGGATGTAGCTTAAATTTATCTCTATTTTCACAAGAGATTTTTATACCTAGAAGCGTACAAAAAGCATATTCCAATAAAACCCGTTCATTAGATGGAAAACCAGGGGAGAATTATTGGCAAAATAAAGGAAAGTATGATATTCAAATCAGTATAAATCCACCTAGCAGAACAATAACTGGTGTCGAAAAAATTATTTATACGAATAATAGCCCGGATACACTGAAAAAATTAAGCATTAAACTCATTCAAAATCATCACAAAGCTGAATCACCACGTAGCAGACCTGTTCCCGATACTTATCTAACACCAGGAATCAAAGTGGATTATTATGCAGAAAATGGAGCGCAACGCCCTTGGAATGAAAGTTTTTGGGATGGAACGGATAAATGGATGGAACTCAAAACGCCGCTCTTGCCAAAGCAAAAAGTAGAATTAACTTTTAAATGGAATTACGAAGTTTCCAAACAAAGTGGTCGTGAAGGAGCTATAGATTCTACTACTTTTTTCTTGGGATATTTTTATCCTCGCGTAGCTGTTTATGATGATTATGAAGGATGGGACAGAATGCCACATATCACCGCACAAGAATTTTATAACGATTTTAATGACTATACACTTGAAGTTACCGTTCCAAAGAATTATTTGGTATGGGCAACAGGAGATTTACTAAATCCAAGCGAAGTATTGCAGGAAACTGTGGTAAAAAATCTTGAAAAATCTATGACATCAGATGAAACAATGCGTATTGCTAGTTTCCAAGATGTATTAGCTGGTAAAATTACTAAACAACAAGAAACGAACACTTGGAAATGGAGTGCAAATCATATTTCAGATATTGCATGTGCCATAAGCAATCACTATAACTGGGATGCTGCAAGCGTTGTAGTAGATGAAAAAACGGGAAGACGTGCTAGTACACAGGCAGCATATAATGAAGAAGCAAAAGATTTTCAAGGAATGGTAGGATTTATTCAACATGCTTTAGGGTGGTTTTCTACTCAATATCCAGGAGTACCTTATCCATATTCTAAGATGACTGTTGTGCGTGGACAAGCCGATATGGAATTCCCTATGATGGCAAATGATAATTCACAAGATGATCCTATGTTAACTCAATTTATCGCACAACATGAAATTGCTCACACTTGGTTTCCTTTCTATATGGGGATTAATGAAACTCGTTTTGCCTTTATGGATGAAGGGTGGACTGTATTTAATGAGTATTTTATAGGAATTGATGATGTTGGCAAAGAGAAAGCAGATACATTTTTTAAAGAATTTCGAGTACAAAGATGGATTGATAATGATGATTTTGAAAAAGATCTACCCATTATGATTCCTACCAATAATTTAACTCGAAATGCTGCTGGAGATAATATCTATGGAAAAGCTGCATTAAGCTATTTGGCTTTGAGAGATTATTTGGGTGACGAGAGATTTAAAAAGGCTTTACATGGATTTATGGATAGATGGAATGGGAAGCATCCAATCCCGTGGGACTTCTTCTACTCTTTTAATGACTTGACAGGTGAAAACCTCAATTGGTTTTGGAAAAAATGGTACTTTGATTATGGATATATTGATTTGGCCATTAAGAATGTTCAAGTAGAAGATGAAAAGGTTACTATACAAATTGAAAATAAGGGAGGAATACCTGCCCCAGTAGATGTAATACTCATCACAAAAGATGGCAAAGAACAACGTTTTCACCAAACTCCTGAAATTTGGAAAAGCATGGCTAATACAGCTAGCTTCCAAGTAACAGGTGTTAAGGATTTAAAAGCAATCATCTTGGATACAGGCATCTGGATGGATACAAATGAGCTAAATAATACGTGGGAATTAAAGTAA
- a CDS encoding DUF2892 domain-containing protein has product MIGFIIRVIVALSALAFNVYLFAVGSWGWGISMIFLTALIWLSFWRNENVIIALYQMRFGNQDKAWKSLNRIKSERFLPKSQRAYVFYLKGMLGLQQNIGMAQCEQLVRKALTTGLRTKQDQAVAKMQLAGICMQTGRKNEAQMLLSESKKLDTNNMLSEQLGMMKKQMGMVASPNQMRMAQMHKGRVKMPRKR; this is encoded by the coding sequence ATGATTGGATTTATTATTAGAGTGATTGTTGCCCTATCTGCTTTAGCATTTAATGTATATCTTTTTGCAGTTGGTTCTTGGGGCTGGGGTATTAGTATGATCTTCCTGACTGCCTTGATTTGGCTAAGTTTTTGGAGAAATGAGAATGTGATTATTGCTTTGTACCAAATGCGTTTTGGTAATCAAGACAAGGCTTGGAAATCGTTGAATCGTATCAAATCAGAACGATTTTTACCAAAAAGTCAACGTGCATACGTGTTTTACCTAAAAGGAATGTTGGGATTACAACAGAATATTGGTATGGCTCAATGTGAACAATTGGTAAGAAAGGCTTTAACTACAGGATTACGTACTAAGCAAGATCAAGCGGTTGCAAAAATGCAGTTAGCTGGCATCTGTATGCAGACAGGACGTAAGAATGAAGCACAAATGTTGTTGTCAGAATCTAAGAAATTGGATACAAACAATATGCTTTCAGAACAATTGGGAATGATGAAAAAACAAATGGGTATGGTTGCTTCTCCTAATCAAATGCGCATGGCACAGATGCATAAAGGGAGAGTGAAGATGCCTAGAAAAAGATAA
- a CDS encoding GAF domain-containing protein, giving the protein MAEDLFIAEGTKLDKYEILLPQLKSLCENEPNSIANLANIAAAIKETFQYFWVGFYLIEKEELVLGPFQGPVACTRIQKGKGVCGTAWAQKKALLVPNVDEFPGHIACSSLSKSEIVLPLIVNDSVIGILDIDHTEYNAFDETDLAYLTDICTWLAPLL; this is encoded by the coding sequence ATGGCTGAAGATTTATTTATAGCAGAAGGAACAAAGCTTGATAAATATGAGATTTTACTTCCTCAGTTAAAATCTTTATGTGAAAACGAGCCAAACTCGATTGCAAATCTGGCAAACATAGCGGCTGCTATCAAGGAAACTTTTCAATATTTCTGGGTTGGTTTTTACCTTATTGAAAAAGAGGAATTAGTTTTAGGACCTTTTCAGGGTCCTGTAGCTTGTACGCGTATCCAAAAGGGAAAAGGAGTCTGTGGAACAGCTTGGGCTCAGAAGAAGGCTTTACTTGTTCCCAATGTAGATGAGTTTCCTGGACATATAGCATGTAGTAGTCTCTCCAAATCAGAAATAGTACTTCCGTTGATAGTAAATGATAGCGTTATCGGAATATTAGACATTGATCATACAGAATATAATGCCTTTGATGAAACAGATTTAGCATATTTAACTGATATTTGTACATGGCTCGCTCCATTATTATAA
- a CDS encoding Ig-like domain-containing protein, with the protein MARSIIIIALLAGLLVSCGQVGEITGGDKDTHAPRVLTQKVKPANNSLHIAPKEIAIPFDEYVEFNKPSENIRVTPADVKLSYKIKRKTVLLKVIDGEWKPNTTYTIYLNRAVKDITEGNDSIMSYVFSTGGFIDSLQTAVQIIDAYTGEPAKNVTVGLYEQLLLDDTSKIDPRYFSSTDKDGVAIFKNIKNESFYLYAFHDENRNNRLDAIESRAALRKPVELDIMLDSIIPQIRLMPTNNIPLKIKNNNVFPATRWCLSFTRPFEQTETIEFIDPQPEYVIWNATKDSLTAYYDMNETSGKLKAIWSKSTLIDTISKPYFFKKSSQLEFTNNLDKGKLLANDTLQFMVNTPIQTIDTSLIELTTIYEKDSVPNHLNYQFIQLSPTEIAFYFEKKKEITKAQMKLSPGAFSNQNYSVKDTVKINFEVQQPRETGRMILEFDTIPPYGILFITSNKKMVYQVVFDGISKNTHDIDFVQPGQYGFYYLLDEDRDGKWSTGSIFEDKEAEKIIWIPDVTTIRANWDVKSKLDLHSVKRKE; encoded by the coding sequence ATGGCTCGCTCCATTATTATAATAGCATTATTGGCAGGATTACTTGTGTCTTGTGGTCAGGTTGGTGAGATTACTGGCGGTGATAAAGATACCCATGCTCCTCGTGTGCTTACTCAAAAGGTAAAACCTGCCAATAACAGTTTACATATTGCACCTAAAGAAATTGCTATTCCTTTTGATGAATATGTTGAGTTTAATAAACCTTCTGAAAATATCCGTGTGACTCCTGCAGATGTTAAACTTAGCTATAAAATAAAACGTAAAACGGTTCTTTTAAAAGTCATTGATGGTGAATGGAAACCAAATACGACCTATACAATTTATCTAAATCGAGCAGTAAAAGATATTACAGAGGGGAATGACTCAATTATGTCGTATGTTTTCTCTACAGGGGGATTCATTGATTCCTTACAAACGGCTGTTCAGATTATTGACGCATATACGGGAGAGCCAGCCAAAAATGTTACGGTGGGTTTATATGAACAACTCTTATTAGATGACACGAGTAAAATAGATCCACGTTATTTTTCATCTACCGATAAGGATGGAGTGGCTATCTTTAAGAATATTAAAAATGAATCATTTTATCTGTATGCTTTCCATGATGAAAACAGAAACAATCGTTTAGATGCAATAGAAAGTAGAGCTGCCCTAAGAAAACCAGTCGAACTTGATATTATGCTAGATTCTATCATTCCACAAATTCGTTTGATGCCGACGAACAATATACCATTAAAAATCAAGAATAATAATGTATTTCCCGCAACACGTTGGTGTTTAAGTTTTACCCGTCCTTTTGAACAAACAGAAACTATTGAGTTTATTGACCCACAACCTGAATATGTTATATGGAATGCAACTAAAGATTCCCTAACAGCATATTACGATATGAATGAAACTTCTGGGAAACTGAAGGCTATTTGGAGTAAATCAACTTTGATAGATACCATTTCCAAACCTTATTTCTTTAAGAAATCGAGTCAATTAGAATTTACAAATAATTTGGACAAAGGGAAATTATTGGCAAATGACACCCTACAATTTATGGTAAATACTCCCATCCAAACAATAGACACTTCTCTTATCGAACTTACAACTATCTATGAGAAAGATAGTGTTCCAAACCATTTGAATTATCAATTCATCCAGTTATCTCCTACTGAAATTGCTTTCTATTTTGAAAAGAAAAAAGAAATTACAAAAGCTCAAATGAAGTTATCTCCAGGTGCTTTTTCAAACCAAAATTATAGTGTAAAGGATACTGTAAAAATTAATTTTGAAGTGCAGCAACCACGAGAAACAGGAAGAATGATTTTGGAGTTTGATACCATTCCTCCGTATGGAATCCTTTTTATAACAAGTAATAAAAAGATGGTGTATCAGGTGGTTTTTGATGGAATTTCCAAGAACACTCATGATATTGATTTTGTACAACCTGGTCAATATGGCTTTTACTATCTATTGGATGAAGATAGAGATGGAAAATGGTCCACAGGTTCTATTTTTGAAGACAAGGAAGCTGAAAAAATTATCTGGATTCCCGATGTAACTACTATTCGGGCTAATTGGGATGTGAAATCAAAGCTAGATTTGCACTCTGTCAAAAGAAAAGAGTAG
- a CDS encoding YebC/PmpR family DNA-binding transcriptional regulator, whose protein sequence is MGRAFEYRRAAKEKRWDKMSRLFPRLGKAITLAAKEGGGDPETNARLRTAIQNAKAENMPKVNIENAIKRATEKDMANFVELTYEGKGPHGSLFFVECTTDNPTRTVANVKSYFNKAGGQIVPNGSTEFMFTRKAVFFIQDASALDLDELELDLIDAGLDSIEKGEENSVTLLADYTSFGTMHEALEAKNVEVTKAELKRFPTSPLELSDEQMDEVEKLLDKLEEDDDVLNVFTNIE, encoded by the coding sequence ATGGGAAGAGCGTTTGAATACCGAAGAGCAGCCAAAGAAAAAAGATGGGATAAAATGTCAAGATTATTTCCTCGTCTTGGAAAAGCAATCACATTAGCAGCTAAAGAAGGTGGTGGTGATCCGGAAACAAACGCACGTTTACGTACAGCTATTCAAAATGCAAAGGCTGAAAATATGCCTAAGGTAAACATTGAAAATGCGATTAAAAGAGCAACTGAAAAAGACATGGCTAATTTTGTAGAACTCACCTACGAAGGTAAAGGACCTCATGGATCTTTATTCTTTGTAGAATGTACTACGGATAATCCAACTCGTACAGTTGCTAATGTAAAATCATATTTTAATAAAGCAGGTGGACAAATTGTTCCAAATGGTTCAACTGAATTTATGTTTACTCGTAAGGCTGTTTTCTTTATTCAAGATGCAAGTGCTTTAGATTTAGATGAATTGGAATTGGATTTAATTGATGCAGGATTAGATTCTATTGAAAAAGGAGAGGAGAACAGCGTTACACTTTTAGCTGATTACACTAGTTTTGGAACCATGCATGAGGCATTAGAAGCAAAGAACGTAGAGGTAACCAAAGCCGAATTAAAACGTTTCCCAACTTCCCCATTGGAATTATCTGACGAACAAATGGATGAAGTTGAAAAACTTCTAGATAAACTAGAGGAAGATGACGACGTTCTCAACGTATTTACTAATATTGAATAA
- a CDS encoding glycosyltransferase family 9 protein — protein sequence MQKILIIRLSSIGDIVLISPVIRCVKQQLKDVEVHVLTKGQYQTLYNTNPYVSKIYTWEEENATNFAGLKAENYDFVVDLHKNIRTSKVKTILHKKGKSFPKLNFQKWLLVNFKKDILPNIHIVDRYFEAVKPLGVINDQKGLDFFIQMDEEAFKKKFTFTDKYIVVAVGAKFATKRMPPKKLSEVLDGLPLPIVLIGGKEDQDSAQQIVELLPNQKITNTCGLLSFQESAQVIKDAQVIVTHDTGMMHIASAFELPIVSIWGNTVPAFGMYPYRPQAPNSYSIHEVLGLDCRPCSKIGFDTCPKGHFNCMMLQDTVAIQKQILQFLKNN from the coding sequence ATGCAAAAAATCCTCATCATACGACTGAGTTCTATCGGTGATATTGTCTTAATAAGCCCGGTGATTCGTTGTGTGAAACAACAATTGAAAGATGTAGAGGTTCATGTTCTAACTAAAGGACAATACCAAACACTTTACAATACCAACCCGTATGTATCTAAGATTTATACATGGGAGGAAGAGAATGCAACTAATTTTGCTGGATTAAAAGCCGAAAACTATGATTTTGTAGTCGATTTACATAAAAACATTCGTACTTCTAAAGTCAAAACAATACTCCATAAAAAAGGAAAATCTTTCCCGAAATTAAATTTCCAGAAATGGTTGTTGGTGAATTTTAAAAAAGATATACTCCCTAATATTCATATTGTCGATAGATACTTTGAAGCGGTAAAGCCTCTAGGAGTAATAAATGATCAAAAAGGATTGGATTTCTTCATTCAAATGGATGAAGAAGCATTTAAAAAGAAATTCACTTTCACCGACAAATATATAGTTGTGGCAGTCGGAGCAAAATTTGCAACCAAACGTATGCCTCCCAAAAAACTGAGTGAAGTTTTAGATGGTTTACCACTTCCTATTGTTCTTATCGGGGGAAAAGAAGATCAAGACAGTGCTCAGCAAATTGTAGAATTACTTCCCAATCAAAAAATTACAAATACCTGTGGATTACTTTCCTTTCAAGAATCAGCACAAGTGATTAAAGATGCTCAAGTTATTGTAACGCACGATACAGGTATGATGCATATTGCATCTGCTTTTGAATTACCCATCGTAAGCATCTGGGGAAATACAGTACCCGCTTTTGGTATGTACCCATATAGACCACAAGCACCTAATTCTTATTCTATCCATGAAGTTTTAGGATTGGATTGCCGACCTTGTTCTAAGATAGGTTTTGATACTTGTCCAAAAGGACATTTTAATTGTATGATGTTACAAGACACTGTTGCCATCCAGAAGCAGATTCTACAGTTTCTTAAAAATAATTAG
- a CDS encoding sodium:solute symporter: protein MSAIDWIILVVTLLAIIGYGIYKGRTEKTLEGYFKEGNSTGWFLILLSIMGTQASAVTFLSAPGQAYTDGMRFVQYYFGLPLAMVVLCITFIPIYHRLKVYTAYEYLEGRFDLRTRSLTAFLFLLQRGLSTGLSIYAPSIILSSLFGWNIYLTNIVMGGFLIIYTVTGGSKAVTHTQKLQLFIVFIGMFLAGYMVVNMLPDGISFKDSLHVAGKMGKLNVIETKIDVTSAEWWKDKYNIWSGLIGGFFLALSYFGTDQSQVGRYLTAKSIKESRIGLLLNGMVKVPMQFLILLIGSLVFVFYLFYQSPMFFNQKEVQKVMVTEYAQDYRNLQTINDSLNLVRNQQTHELVDAIHFGDSQQILQAQSALQSSVDKSDEIRAEGIKLMKKANYTADTNDTNYIFLYFVIQNLPKGLIGLLIAMIFLSAWGSIAAALNSLASTTVVDLYKRTWVPDKDENHYYKASKWFTFAWGVFSIIVAMFASKLGSLIEAVNVLGSLFYGTILGIFLVAFYFKRIRGKAVFYSALIAEVLVIAIYIADVISFLWLNVIGCLLVVVIAVVLKDIFKIEKRELRQV from the coding sequence ATGAGCGCAATAGATTGGATTATATTAGTGGTAACACTATTGGCCATCATTGGATATGGTATTTATAAAGGGCGAACTGAGAAGACTTTAGAAGGATATTTCAAAGAAGGAAACTCAACAGGATGGTTTCTAATTCTACTTTCCATCATGGGAACCCAGGCAAGTGCGGTTACCTTTCTATCTGCGCCCGGACAAGCCTATACAGATGGAATGCGCTTTGTACAATATTATTTTGGCTTACCCTTAGCAATGGTTGTGCTGTGTATTACTTTTATTCCTATTTACCACCGATTAAAGGTTTATACAGCGTATGAATATTTGGAAGGGAGATTTGATTTACGAACACGCTCATTAACTGCATTTTTATTTCTACTGCAACGAGGATTATCTACCGGCTTAAGTATTTATGCTCCTTCTATCATTTTATCTTCTCTTTTTGGATGGAACATCTATCTCACCAATATTGTTATGGGAGGGTTTCTTATCATTTATACTGTAACAGGAGGTTCTAAAGCGGTAACGCATACGCAAAAACTTCAACTGTTTATTGTGTTTATAGGGATGTTCTTAGCTGGTTATATGGTAGTCAATATGCTTCCCGACGGCATTAGTTTTAAAGATTCACTTCATGTAGCTGGGAAAATGGGGAAACTCAATGTGATTGAAACCAAAATCGATGTAACTAGTGCCGAATGGTGGAAGGATAAATACAATATTTGGAGTGGATTAATAGGCGGTTTTTTCTTAGCTCTTTCTTATTTTGGAACGGATCAATCTCAGGTAGGACGTTATCTAACTGCAAAAAGCATTAAAGAAAGTAGAATAGGATTGCTACTTAATGGAATGGTTAAAGTTCCTATGCAATTCTTAATTCTATTGATTGGTAGTTTGGTATTTGTTTTTTATTTGTTCTATCAATCACCTATGTTCTTTAACCAGAAAGAGGTACAAAAAGTAATGGTGACTGAATATGCCCAGGATTATCGGAACTTACAAACCATAAATGACTCTTTGAATCTTGTACGAAATCAGCAAACGCATGAATTAGTTGATGCCATTCACTTTGGGGATAGTCAGCAAATCCTACAAGCCCAAAGTGCCTTACAAAGTAGTGTAGATAAATCAGATGAGATTCGTGCAGAGGGTATAAAGTTGATGAAGAAGGCAAACTATACCGCAGATACGAATGATACCAATTATATCTTCCTTTATTTCGTAATACAAAACCTCCCGAAAGGACTAATTGGATTGTTGATAGCTATGATTTTCTTATCGGCCTGGGGAAGTATAGCAGCAGCACTCAATTCTTTAGCTTCTACAACCGTTGTTGACCTATACAAACGAACATGGGTACCAGATAAAGATGAAAATCATTACTATAAAGCATCTAAGTGGTTTACGTTTGCATGGGGTGTCTTCTCTATTATAGTTGCAATGTTTGCAAGTAAACTAGGTAGCTTGATTGAGGCTGTGAATGTTCTCGGCTCACTCTTTTATGGAACTATATTAGGAATATTCCTTGTTGCATTTTACTTCAAAAGAATACGTGGAAAAGCCGTTTTCTATAGTGCACTAATTGCAGAAGTACTGGTAATTGCAATCTATATTGCAGATGTGATTTCATTCTTATGGCTTAACGTAATAGGCTGCTTGTTGGTGGTTGTGATTGCAGTGGTTTTAAAAGATATTTTCAAGATTGAGAAGAGGGAACTTCGACAAGTTTAG
- a CDS encoding DUF2911 domain-containing protein produces MKKLKYLLGAVAISATALATAQIQMPAPSPLATVSQKFGLGEINIEYSRPVANDRKIFGEVVPFDKLWRTGANGSTQITFSDVVTIQGQHIRPGTYAIYTIPHAGAWEIFLYSDLKLGGNVNNYDKKNEVARFKTETTELRDKVESFTINLDNIKPTSANLVFAWENTRASIEITTEIDSRVMKSIDESMESKKPAYFQAATYYYNNDKDLKKALVWAENAVKENPKAYYMILLKAKIEYKLGDKEAGNKSAMQTIEAAKAASNDDYVRMAEELMKANK; encoded by the coding sequence ATGAAAAAATTGAAGTATTTATTAGGAGCAGTAGCAATCAGCGCAACAGCATTAGCAACTGCACAAATTCAAATGCCAGCACCAAGCCCACTAGCAACAGTGTCTCAAAAGTTTGGTTTAGGTGAAATTAACATAGAATATTCACGCCCAGTAGCTAACGATAGAAAGATTTTTGGAGAAGTAGTTCCATTTGATAAATTATGGAGAACAGGAGCAAATGGTTCTACTCAAATCACTTTCTCAGATGTAGTTACCATACAAGGTCAGCATATAAGACCAGGAACTTATGCAATTTACACCATTCCACATGCAGGCGCATGGGAGATTTTCTTATACAGTGATCTTAAATTAGGAGGGAATGTAAATAACTACGATAAAAAGAATGAAGTAGCACGTTTTAAAACAGAAACTACCGAATTAAGAGATAAGGTAGAATCTTTCACCATCAATTTGGATAATATTAAACCTACTTCTGCTAATTTGGTATTTGCATGGGAGAACACAAGAGCTAGTATTGAAATAACTACAGAGATTGATTCTCGTGTTATGAAAAGCATTGATGAATCAATGGAATCTAAGAAACCAGCTTACTTCCAAGCAGCAACATATTATTATAACAATGACAAGGATTTAAAGAAAGCATTAGTTTGGGCTGAAAACGCTGTTAAAGAGAATCCAAAAGCATATTATATGATTCTTTTAAAAGCAAAGATAGAATATAAACTTGGAGATAAAGAAGCAGGAAACAAATCAGCAATGCAAACCATCGAAGCAGCTAAAGCAGCTAGCAATGATGACTATGTTCGCATGGCTGAAGAGTTAATGAAAGCAAATAAATAA
- a CDS encoding YicC family protein, with product MLQSMTGYGKASNTFQNRKVSVEVRSLNSKGSDIYLKTPTAYRQYELSIRKKLQDVLLRGKIECTVSIETLEGSEIPSINRDLAIAYYKEMKAIAEQVGATSQDILTSIFRLQDVMQVKEEDASEEEWKVLENTLNEALNKLIQYRKNEGQTLEKDFTIAIQEIENRLNEVPKYETLRIDTIRDRMNKSFEKIKDAKDENRFEQELIYYIEKLDITEEKTRLQHHLNYFRDTMKSDEEVGRKLGFIAQEMGREINTLGSKSYHADLQKIVVEMKDYLEKVKEQVLNAL from the coding sequence ATGTTACAATCAATGACAGGATATGGAAAGGCATCTAACACTTTCCAAAATAGAAAAGTTAGTGTAGAAGTTCGCTCTTTGAATAGTAAAGGGAGTGATATTTATTTAAAGACCCCTACTGCTTATAGACAATATGAATTGTCGATTCGCAAAAAGTTGCAGGATGTCCTTTTAAGAGGAAAGATTGAATGTACAGTATCAATTGAAACTTTGGAAGGAAGTGAAATCCCAAGCATTAATAGAGACCTTGCTATTGCATATTATAAAGAGATGAAAGCAATTGCTGAACAAGTTGGAGCTACTTCGCAAGACATCTTAACTTCCATCTTTAGATTACAAGACGTAATGCAAGTTAAAGAAGAAGATGCAAGCGAAGAAGAATGGAAAGTATTAGAAAACACACTAAACGAAGCGCTGAATAAACTTATTCAATACCGAAAGAATGAGGGACAAACATTAGAAAAAGACTTTACAATCGCAATACAAGAAATCGAAAATCGCTTAAATGAAGTCCCTAAATATGAAACTCTCAGAATTGATACTATTCGAGATCGTATGAATAAATCATTCGAGAAGATCAAAGATGCAAAAGATGAAAATCGTTTTGAGCAAGAATTGATATATTATATTGAGAAACTAGATATTACAGAAGAGAAAACACGTCTCCAACATCATCTAAATTATTTCAGAGATACAATGAAAAGCGATGAAGAGGTAGGTCGTAAATTAGGTTTTATTGCTCAGGAAATGGGGCGAGAAATCAATACACTTGGCAGTAAATCTTATCATGCAGACCTGCAAAAGATAGTAGTTGAGATGAAAGATTATCTTGAAAAAGTGAAAGAACAAGTTTTAAACGCTTTATAA